From a single Sorghum bicolor cultivar BTx623 chromosome 5, Sorghum_bicolor_NCBIv3, whole genome shotgun sequence genomic region:
- the LOC8062672 gene encoding ETO1-like protein 1, with protein MRKLFFSESACKETKLHSAPHSWLPLERGKLSKFSGHAAASSSIDSLMKMPEPAVLPHFKPADYVDILAQIHEELESCSPDEKSCLYLLQFQVFRGLGEAKLSRRSLQSAWEKASTIHEKLIFGAWLKYEKKGEEAIADLLSSCGKCSQEFRLLDFVSQVSTGSHVMSYDDDDDESDEFQGSAVVHFRIRDDMIACDRRKLAALSTPLYAMLNGGFRESYLEVIDMSRNGISPIGMRAISKFSLSGRLPYLSADAILEMLDFANKFCCKGLKDACERKLASFVSSRQDAIDFMECALELGCSILAASCLQVLLNELPECLNDEQVVRIFSSANKAQRLTMVGNASFSLYCLLSEVSMSTNPTSDVTVSFLEKLVESASDSRQKQLALHQLACTRFLRKDYPESERLFNAAFSAGHLYSLVGLARLAALRGNKHFALKFLDSVMSSRWPLGWMYQERALYLEGDNKLENLNKATELDPTLTYPYMFRAASLMKRQSVEAALMEINRILGFKLVLECLELRFCCYLALEDYRAALCDVQAILTLAPDYRMIGGRVAAKQLRMLVLENVEQWTAADCWMQLYDRWSSVDDIGSLSVIYQMLESDNAKGVLYFRQSLLLLRLNCPEAAMRSLQLAREHASSDHERLVYEGWILYDTGHCEEGLQKAEASIAIQRSFEAFFLKAYALADSSLDPSTSATVVSLLEDALRCPSDRLRKGQALNNLGSVYVDCGKLDLAAECYINALKIGHTRAHQGLARVHFLRNNRAGAYDEMTKLIEKARNNASAYEKRSEYCDRELTKTDLQMVTKLDPLRVYPYRYRAAVLMDNHKEKEAIAELTKAIAFKADLNLLHLRAAFHEHIGDISSALRDCRAALSVDPNHQEMLELHHRVNSQEP; from the exons ATGAGGAAGCTCTTCTTCTCCGAGTCGGCCTGCAAGGAGACCAAGCTCCACTCCGCGCCCCACTCATGGCTGCCCCTCGAGAGGGGGAAGCTCTCCAAGTTCTCCGGCCATGCCGCCGCCAGCTCCTCCAT AGATTCCTTGATGAAGATGCCGGAGCCGGCGGTGCTTCCGCACTTCAAGCCGGCCGACTATGTCGACATACTGGCACAGATACACGAGGAGCTGGAGTCCTGCTCTCCTGACGAGAAGTCCTGCCTGTACCTGCTCCAGTTCCAGGTCTTCCGCGGCCTTGGTGAGGCCAAGCTGTCGCGGAGGAGCCTCCAGTCCGCGTGGGAGAAGGCGAGCACCATCCACGAGAAGCTCATCTTTGGGGCGTGGCTCAAGTATGAGAAGAAAGGGGAGGAGGCCATTGCCGACCTGCTTAGCTCGTGTGGCAAGTGCTCGCAGGAGTTCAGGCTGCTGGATTTCGTGTCGCAGGTCTCCACTGGGTCACATGTGATGagctatgatgatgatgatgatgagtctGATGAGTTTCAGGGTTCTGCGGTGGTTCATTTCCGGATAAGAGATGACATGATTGCATGTGATCGGAGGAAGCTCGCGGCTTTGTCAACTCCGCTTTATGCAATGCTTAACGGTGGATTTAGGGAATCGTATCTGGAGGTCATTGACATGTCTAGAAATGGCATCTCCCCAATTGGCATGAGGGCAATCAGTAAATTCAGTCTATCAGGAAGACTACCATACTTGTCCGCTGATGCTATCTTGGAGATGCTTGATTTTGCCAATAAGTTTTGCTGCAAGGGCCTCAAGGATGCCTGTGAGCGAAAGCTTGCTTCTTTCGTCTCTTCAAGGCAAGATGCTATAGACTTCATGGAGTGTGCTCTTGAGCTGGGCTGTTCCATCCTTGCTGCTTCGTGCTTGCAAGTGCTCTTGAATGAGCTTCCAGAGTGCTTGAATGATGAACAAGTGGTTAGGATATTCTCCTCTGCAAATAAGGCACAGAGATTGACAATGGTTGGCAATGCATCTTTCTCCCTATATTGCCTTCTTAGTGAAGTCTCCATGAGTACCAACCCGACATCGGATGTCACTGTAAGTTTCTTGGAAAAGCTGGTAGAGTCAGCATCAGATTCTAGGCAGAAACAACTAGCCTTACATCAGCTGGCATGCACCAGATTTCTAAGGAAAGATTACCCTGAATCTGAGCGCCTGTTCAATGCTGCCTTTTCTGCCGGCCATCTCTATTCGTTAGTGGGTTTGGCTAGATTGGCCGCTCTGAGGGGTAATAAGCATTTTGCTCTCAAGTTTCTAGACTCTGTTATGTCATCTCGGTGGCCTCTTGGTTGGATGTATCAAGAGAGAGCACTATATTTGGAAGGTGATAACAAGTTAgaaaatcttaacaaggctacagaGTTGGACCCTACTCTTACATATCCCTATATGTTTCGAGCTGCATCTTTGATGAAAAGGCAAAGTGTTGAAGCTGCATTGATGGAGATCAACCGGATCCTTGGATTCAAGCTGGTGCTGGAGTGCTTAGAACTGAGGTTCTGTTGCTACCTTGCTCTTGAGGATTATAGGGCTGCCTTATGTGACGTGCAGGCAATCCTCACTCTTGCCCCAGATTATCGTATGATTGGTGGCCGGGTTGCTGCCAAGCAGCTGCGAATGCTAGTGCTAGAGAATGTAGAGCAGTGGACAGCTGCTGACTGTTGGATGCAACTTTATGATCGCTGGTCATCTGTGGATGATATAGGGTCCCTCTCTGTTATATATCAAATGCTGGAGTCAGATAATGCCAAAGGAGTTTTGTACTTTAGGCAATCTTTGCTTCTTCTCAG ATTAAACTGTCCTGAGGCGGCAATGAGGAGTTTGCAGCTTGCTCGTGAGCATGCTTCAAGTGATCATGAAAGGCTTGTCTATGAAGGATGGATATTGTATGATACTGGCCACTGTGAGGAAGGACTGCAGAAAGCAGAAGCATCAATTGCAATACAAAGGTCATTTGAGGCATTTTTTCTGAAAGCTTATGCTTTGGCCGATTCAAGTCTTGATCCTTCGACCTCAGCAACAGTTGTATCACTTCTAGAAGATGCATTGCGGTGTCCCTCAGATAGACTTCGGAAGGGTCAG GCTCTAAACAACCTCGGAAGTGTTTATGTGGATTGTGGAAAGCTAGACCTGGCAGCTGAATGCTACATTAACGCCCTAAAGATTGGCCACACCAGAGCGCATCAAGGCCTTGCAAGGGTTCATTTCCTTCGGAACAACAGAGCTGGTGCATACGATGAAATGACCAAGCTGATAGAGAAGGCCAGGAACAATGCATCAGCATATGAGAAGAGATCCGAGTACTGCGACCGGGAGCTAACAAAAACGGACTTGCAGATGGTCACCAAACTGGACCCTCTGCGAGTCTATCCCTACAGATACCGTGCTGCTG TGCTGATGGACAACCACAAGGAGAAAGAGGCCATCGCGGAGCTGACCAAGGCTATCGCCTTCAAGGCGGACCTGAACCTGCTCCACCTGCGCGCGGCCTTCCACGAGCACATTGGCGACATCTCGAGCGCCCTCCGGGACTGCCGCGCGGCCCTTTCGGTGGACCCCAACCACCAGGAGATGCTGGAGCTTCACCACCGGGTGAACAGCCAGGAACCCTGA